From the Myxococcales bacterium genome, one window contains:
- a CDS encoding methyl-accepting chemotaxis protein produces the protein MKIKTKLLLMSTALVFLPIIVLIGLAFLVGTDTNREASRLVGELSQAGFDYALEGAMNMLRSQQESVQLQVESYSKVAQDQLRLLGKPSKTDRMIAWDAVNQFSKQSKKIELPMLRLGGTVLEKNLEFDRPTPLVDQVRNLTGATCTVFQRMNADGDMLRVVTNVKAANGNRAIGTFIPAVEPGGARNKVVAALLQGETYKGRAFVVDDWYVTVYVPLREDSGQIIGALFVGVKQNNISAIRQAILGSKIGTSGYMFVLGGKGDQQGKYIISNEGKRDGESVWEAKDQAGKYFIQDMVTKAIACKSGEKFTVRYLWQNPGDDKARLRIARVGYFADWDWVLGVSVQEEEFKASEKKMAAGLRFMLMSFLLGGLILAGLGLGVALVIGNKISRPIAQTKDLLREIASGEGDLTSRLEVNSTDEVGELAENFNLFVEKLQKAMRVVAGITNQLDGSADRLTKVASQLAGAADNTTKQSSTVATATEEISANVQGMSQTAEAMSLNLNTIAAAAEQMSTSVNTVATAIEEMSSSLSEVAKNTTRASQMTDGAKSNADSATTLIGQLETAVKEIGKVIQVIDDIADQTNLLALNATIEAASAGEAGKGFAVVANEVKELAKQTANSTEEITGQIQNVQQRTTNAVAAIRQVAETIGEISSITNTTAAAVEEQTTTINEISRTISSAAAGASEVSGNVQQLNDRIGREIVSGIREAAKGVNEVSRGIQGVDQAARTTAQGSETANGEAERSVRLVGELSDVVRQFKID, from the coding sequence ATGAAAATTAAGACAAAACTTTTACTGATGAGCACGGCTTTGGTCTTTTTACCGATTATCGTATTGATCGGTCTGGCCTTTTTAGTCGGCACCGACACCAATCGGGAAGCCAGCCGGTTGGTCGGGGAGCTTTCTCAGGCCGGTTTCGATTATGCCTTGGAAGGCGCGATGAACATGCTTCGCTCGCAGCAGGAATCGGTTCAGTTGCAGGTTGAAAGTTACAGTAAGGTGGCGCAAGACCAATTGCGCCTGTTGGGCAAGCCGAGTAAGACCGATCGAATGATTGCCTGGGACGCGGTCAATCAATTTTCCAAGCAAAGTAAAAAAATCGAATTGCCGATGCTGCGCCTCGGCGGCACGGTGCTTGAAAAAAACCTCGAATTCGACCGGCCTACGCCACTGGTCGATCAAGTGCGCAATTTGACCGGCGCGACGTGCACCGTTTTTCAGCGGATGAATGCGGACGGTGACATGTTGCGCGTGGTCACCAACGTCAAGGCCGCCAATGGCAATCGGGCCATCGGCACGTTCATCCCGGCAGTTGAACCCGGCGGCGCGCGGAACAAGGTTGTCGCGGCGCTGTTGCAAGGCGAAACATACAAGGGCCGGGCGTTTGTTGTCGATGATTGGTACGTCACCGTTTACGTGCCGCTTCGCGAGGATTCCGGCCAGATAATCGGCGCGCTGTTCGTGGGCGTCAAACAAAACAACATCAGTGCCATTCGGCAGGCAATCCTCGGCTCCAAGATCGGCACGTCGGGCTACATGTTCGTGCTGGGCGGCAAGGGCGATCAGCAGGGCAAGTACATTATTTCCAACGAGGGTAAACGTGACGGAGAAAGCGTTTGGGAGGCGAAGGATCAAGCGGGCAAATATTTCATTCAGGACATGGTAACCAAAGCAATCGCCTGTAAAAGCGGCGAGAAATTCACGGTGCGGTACCTTTGGCAAAACCCGGGCGATGATAAAGCGCGCCTTCGAATCGCGCGAGTCGGTTATTTCGCTGATTGGGATTGGGTATTGGGCGTTTCCGTACAGGAAGAGGAATTCAAGGCATCCGAGAAAAAAATGGCGGCCGGGTTGCGATTCATGCTCATGTCCTTTCTGCTCGGCGGATTGATCCTGGCCGGTTTGGGCCTGGGCGTGGCTTTGGTGATCGGCAATAAAATCAGCCGGCCGATTGCGCAGACCAAGGATTTATTGCGCGAGATCGCTTCCGGCGAGGGCGATCTGACCAGCCGATTGGAAGTCAATTCGACCGACGAGGTGGGGGAACTGGCGGAAAACTTCAACTTGTTTGTCGAAAAACTGCAAAAAGCGATGCGCGTCGTGGCGGGCATCACGAATCAACTCGACGGTAGCGCCGATCGTCTGACGAAGGTGGCTTCGCAGTTGGCCGGCGCCGCCGATAACACGACCAAGCAGTCCAGTACCGTTGCCACGGCGACGGAAGAAATTTCCGCCAACGTCCAAGGCATGAGCCAGACCGCCGAGGCCATGTCGCTGAACCTAAATACGATCGCCGCAGCGGCCGAACAGATGTCCACCAGCGTCAACACGGTGGCCACAGCCATCGAGGAAATGTCGTCTTCCTTGTCCGAAGTCGCAAAAAATACCACCCGCGCCTCGCAAATGACCGACGGCGCCAAATCCAACGCCGATTCCGCGACGACGTTGATCGGCCAACTCGAAACGGCGGTCAAGGAAATCGGCAAGGTCATTCAGGTGATCGACGATATCGCCGACCAAACCAACTTGCTGGCGCTGAACGCGACGATCGAAGCCGCCAGCGCCGGCGAGGCCGGCAAGGGATTCGCGGTGGTTGCCAACGAGGTGAAGGAACTGGCCAAACAAACAGCGAACTCGACCGAGGAAATCACCGGCCAGATTCAAAACGTGCAACAACGGACAACCAATGCGGTCGCGGCGATTCGCCAGGTCGCCGAGACGATCGGCGAAATCAGTTCGATCACCAACACAACCGCCGCCGCGGTGGAGGAACAGACCACGACCATCAATGAAATCTCCCGCACCATATCGAGCGCCGCGGCGGGCGCTTCCGAGGTTTCGGGAAACGTGCAACAACTCAACGACCGCATCGGCCGCGAAATCGTCAGTGGCATCCGCGAAGCAGCTAAAGGTGTCAACGAGGTATCGCGGGGCATTCAAGGCGTCGATCAAGCAGCGCGAACGACTGCTCAGGGATCCGAAACCGCCAACGGCGAAGCCGAGCGGTCGGTGCGTCTGGTCGGCGAGTTGTCCGATGTGGTACGACAGTTTAAAATAGACTAA
- a CDS encoding methyl-accepting chemotaxis protein, giving the protein MLAWFNNLKISTKIVLSGLLMVVMFSGLMFAWILPTVKDAQLAKKKEKIKEQVEVAWTILNHYAELSAKGEMDEAAAKKEAIKVITALRYGPEMKDYFWINDTEPVMVAHPYSTDLIGKSLADNSDPNGVKIFVEFVKICQAHGAGFLGYMWAATDNKNKIVPKISYVKILPKWNWIVGTGMYIEDVLAEIRALTVKITLVFLAISLLALAVSYLVARAISKNIQQTTTMLRDIAEGEGDLTRRLSVDSEDEIGVLATNFNLFVEKLQKLIGIIAENTGELRETASTMSSVSTQLAGSAEEMTNQSGTVASAAEQISTNVAGITTATDHMSSNVSTMAAAAEEMSNSVNTVATAIEEMSSSLQEVSKNTARASQIAEAASRNADSATDLISQLDTAAREIGKVVEVINDIADQTNLLALNATIEAASAGEAGKGFAVVANEVKELAKQTASSTEVITEQIGGIQVRADNAVKAIKQVVEIIAEMNTITNTIATAVEEQTATTNEISRSTAGAAQGAKDVSENVQRLNTSIDVEVVRSIKEAAKGVGEVSKNIQGVNLAAHDTAQGANHTHQAAQATSELAQRLQDIVSQFRF; this is encoded by the coding sequence ATGTTGGCTTGGTTTAACAATCTGAAAATATCCACTAAAATTGTCTTGAGTGGTTTGTTGATGGTCGTCATGTTCAGCGGGCTGATGTTCGCGTGGATCCTGCCGACCGTCAAGGATGCGCAACTCGCGAAAAAGAAAGAAAAAATCAAGGAACAAGTGGAAGTGGCTTGGACCATCCTGAATCATTACGCCGAGTTGAGCGCCAAGGGTGAAATGGATGAAGCCGCCGCGAAAAAAGAAGCCATCAAGGTGATTACCGCGTTGCGTTACGGCCCGGAAATGAAGGACTACTTCTGGATCAATGACACCGAGCCGGTGATGGTGGCACATCCGTACAGCACGGATTTGATCGGTAAGAGTCTGGCCGATAACAGCGACCCGAACGGCGTGAAAATTTTCGTGGAATTCGTCAAGATCTGCCAGGCGCATGGCGCCGGTTTTCTGGGTTACATGTGGGCCGCCACGGACAACAAGAACAAAATCGTGCCCAAGATTTCCTACGTGAAAATCCTGCCGAAATGGAACTGGATCGTCGGCACGGGCATGTACATCGAAGACGTGCTGGCCGAAATTCGCGCCTTGACGGTAAAAATCACCCTGGTCTTCCTCGCGATTTCATTGCTGGCGCTGGCCGTGTCGTATCTGGTCGCCCGAGCGATTTCCAAAAACATCCAGCAGACGACCACCATGCTGCGCGATATCGCCGAGGGCGAGGGCGATTTGACCCGGCGCCTGTCCGTGGACAGCGAGGATGAAATCGGCGTGTTGGCCACCAATTTCAACCTCTTCGTCGAAAAGCTTCAGAAGTTGATTGGCATCATCGCCGAGAATACCGGCGAATTGCGGGAAACCGCCTCCACCATGTCCTCGGTTTCGACCCAACTGGCCGGCAGCGCCGAGGAAATGACCAATCAATCCGGCACCGTGGCCTCGGCGGCCGAGCAGATCAGCACCAACGTCGCCGGCATCACCACGGCCACCGACCATATGTCCAGCAACGTTTCCACCATGGCGGCGGCGGCCGAGGAAATGTCCAACAGCGTCAACACCGTCGCCACGGCGATCGAGGAAATGTCCTCCTCGTTGCAGGAGGTTTCCAAGAATACGGCGCGCGCTTCGCAGATCGCCGAGGCCGCTTCGCGGAACGCCGATTCGGCCACCGATTTGATTTCCCAGCTCGATACGGCGGCGCGTGAAATCGGCAAAGTGGTGGAGGTCATTAACGACATCGCCGATCAGACCAACCTGTTGGCGCTCAACGCCACCATCGAAGCCGCCAGCGCCGGCGAGGCGGGCAAGGGCTTCGCGGTCGTCGCCAACGAGGTCAAGGAACTGGCCAAGCAGACCGCCTCGTCGACCGAGGTGATCACCGAACAGATCGGCGGCATTCAGGTGCGCGCGGACAACGCGGTGAAGGCCATCAAACAGGTCGTGGAAATCATCGCCGAGATGAACACCATCACCAATACCATCGCCACGGCGGTCGAGGAACAGACGGCGACGACCAACGAGATTTCGCGGTCGACGGCCGGGGCGGCCCAGGGCGCCAAGGATGTTTCCGAAAACGTGCAACGCCTCAACACCAGCATCGATGTCGAGGTGGTGCGCAGCATCAAGGAAGCGGCCAAGGGCGTCGGCGAGGTGTCGAAGAACATCCAGGGTGTGAACCTGGCGGCGCATGACACGGCCCAGGGCGCCAACCATACGCACCAGGCGGCGCAGGCCACGTCCGAACTGGCGCAACGGCTGCAAGATATCGTCAGCCAGTTCCGGTTCTAG
- a CDS encoding chemotaxis protein CheW, producing the protein MSERQFATFYLDDLLLGIDILAVREINRHLDLTNVHLVEDYVCGMLNLRGQIITMLDLGVKLGLKPREITPESRGIILKTQQEIDTKTFEALAEEDLGTDHVGLLVDRVGDVVTVDAGEIDPPPANIGEISGQYLSGVVRLEDKLLSILKITPITV; encoded by the coding sequence ATGAGCGAGCGGCAATTCGCGACGTTTTATCTCGATGATTTGTTGCTGGGGATCGACATCCTGGCGGTGCGCGAGATCAACCGCCATCTCGATCTGACCAACGTTCATCTGGTCGAGGACTATGTCTGCGGCATGCTCAATCTCCGCGGTCAGATCATCACCATGCTGGATCTGGGCGTGAAACTGGGGTTGAAACCGCGCGAGATCACCCCGGAATCGCGGGGTATCATCCTCAAAACGCAGCAGGAAATCGATACCAAGACGTTCGAGGCGCTCGCCGAGGAAGATCTGGGAACCGATCACGTCGGCTTACTGGTGGACCGGGTCGGCGATGTCGTGACGGTGGACGCGGGGGAGATCGATCCGCCGCCGGCCAATATCGGCGAAATCAGCGGTCAATATTTGAGCGGCGTGGTCCGCTTGGAAGATAAATTATTGTCTATATTGAAAATTACACCAATTACTGTTTGA